A window of Eucalyptus grandis isolate ANBG69807.140 chromosome 4, ASM1654582v1, whole genome shotgun sequence genomic DNA:
tttattttcttctttttagaaGTGCCAATTGTTTCAAGAGACTGATCTCGGATGTGTGTTGATGTAGGGGTATGAGCCAGAAGTGGTAAGATGCCTTTTGAAGGGCTTGACTAATATCGCCATTGAAGTGGTTCAGCTAAGGTAAGAATAGGTTTATCTGGAGGAGGCTCAACAGGTGCCTTTTCTTGTTCCTTGCTATGTTGTCCACTGGCATCAGGAGGTTCGATGGCTGAGGAGTTTCTGGTATGATTTCTTCTATGTCCTCTCGGTTGCCGTTCGTCTCATAAAAAGCCACCCAAAAGGGGCTATGCTCTTTAACTTCAACGTGGAGCCATTGGCCATAATAGCGGTTTTCTTTACTGTCCATTTTTTCTTCATCATAAGGAAAACTTTTGTAGTGCATAGCATAATGACAAAGGATTCCACATGAATAGTAGAAATGAGATAGTTTTTCATAGCGGAAATCTAAccatatattttttccttctactCAAATCAGTTGGCCTGGTTTCAGAGGGTCTTGAAGGTTGACTTCTACCCGTGCCCGCCCTGCTCTGTAGGTACCATCTCTAGTTTCTAATTTAACCTCTAACACTTTTCCCACATGTCTCATTGCTCTATTGATCATATTCTCAGTGCATCTCTCTAAAGGGAGTCCAAATATTTGAACATAGAAAGCACATGTTGCAAAGTTGTAGCAATGGAGGGGTGTGTTCGGTAGCCAAGGCGTGAGGATTACTAGATGTTGTGAGAATAACCAAGGTCCATTTTCTAAAACTCTCTACTTGTTAGCTTCCTTAGTAAATTTAGCGACATATAATCCTAGTTCAGGGTGGGAAATTTCAACATTTTCCGTACGTCAAACACGTTTCATAGTATTTTGGAAAGCCTGGAAATTGATCGAGGGGTTAGATAGGATTTTACCTACCAAAATAAGTTTGCATTCTTCTAACTTCTCTGTTGGGGCAGCCTCATTGAAACTTCAACTTGCTGTTTAGGCCAAAGGTGACCCAATCTCTGGCATAGAGCTGCCAATCGAGCATCCTCATCCAAGTTGGTGTGTTCCATTTGCAACTCCACAGAACAGGGCAGCTTCAGCGAGGATAATAGGGATTGAAGAGAAGGGCCATAGCTTAAAGTCAAAGAAAGGATAGAATTTGAGAGGGAAGGTAGGAGGATTATGGATGAAATTCGGTGGCCAAATTCAACTTGGGATGGGGTTAAAGGTGAGGTAAAAGATGAGATTGGGTAGAAAATTTGAGGCTATGGCATTGACGGTTGGATGATCCATCAAGCGCACTAAAGCCGAGAAGCAAGTGAAGGGAAGGATGAAGGAAGAGAGACGATGGAAGTCAAGAGTTAGGGTTCGGGGATTGAACTACTTAGTTAATTACCATATTTTGCACGGGTTTtgcattttaaattttgttgaaaatttacATTTATTGAGAATCCTTCTGTGTTGGAGCAAATTCAATGTAGAAGGAAAGTGTAGTGCTTGCAAATATAGCTATTGTACcgataattatgaaatttattaaatgGAAAGAGGTATtgtcaaaacaataaaaaaaattacgaaagaTGAAGTTCTAATTTTCTTATACCTAGGTTCCCTATATATTAATCAAACATCCTATATATTGCGGTCCACTTAAATTTAATTCATAGTGGACTTTTTTCCACTTTAAGTTGACATGATTGAGTAGTCAATTTCTTTTAAGCAATCATCATTTTAAGTAGCATTTAATCCCATCTTAAATTTCACTACAATTTGAGTTGGATGGAATCAAGGTAGTCATATTAGTTTATTACAGATATTTTCTCCATCGCATATAAAAAAACGTGCATAGCATTGCCAATTAATGAGTATAGATGTTCTTTACTTTGACATATTATTTTGCATTGCGTGAGTCTATTCTTCTACAAATATTGTGTTGCAAGGACAAAGTGAATTGTTCTTTCTATAGTAATGAAGAAGTATatgcaatagattttttttctatctatTTCATAACATCTTCATGCATAACGGAGTCAATATtacttaaaatttatatatatgaatGTTTCCTCGTTCCCGTAGAGCTAATTTTACTACTTATGACTTTGTAATATTATGAAATGTAGTATTTATAACAATATAGAATATAAATATctcttttgtgattaaaaaaaaagtagagccATCACTATAATTTTCCGGCTAAGTAATGGGAAACCTTTCTTGGAATCCAAACAACATTATAACTCTTATAACTCAGTCACctcaaatcctctctctctctctctctctctctctctctctctctcattattaTCTAAATCCcttatatttcttctttatcGCTCCATCCAAACTGAATTTAAGGCTCCATCCAAATAGAGGGAAATTTGGAAAAttagtataaattaaataaataaataaatatttatattgttGGTCCGATTTGGTCGGTCCAGTTCCCACCCTAGAGTTGGGAACTGGACCAACCGCCcaccggttccaaaaatagaaatcagaaaatGGATCGCCGCCCTTGGAAATTGCCCAAAATCGGCTTGTTTGGACGGTTTATGATTTGGGCAATTCCTGTTGTACACCCCTACCAAACAGACACATCAATAAATGAGATCTTTCCGTAGAAAGTTTCCTTAGTGGTAGGTTGTCCACTCCGTGGGTTAATGTCCATGAAGTGAACTTTCCTTAAAATGCTTGTTGCACAATTGCTTCTAGATTCCCCATGCCATCACATTATGTTTTTGATGCTAGAGCTGTGGTAATTGTGTAGAAGAATATACAATTTTTGTCACctgtatatttttcttttagagtCTACGTATCTCGCCCTTCTCAAAATGGATTTACCCAAATTCCATAACTCATCATCTGGAAGCTAAAACTACGTGTTATTTGTAGTGCTTGTGGGGGAAAAAGTAGTACATAACACCTTATATTATAATGAAGATCATGTTTTGCTTCGTCCCTGATTAGAAAAAACTTTCTTCAACCATGTGTTTGATTATTATATTACAAGTTATGGACATTAGTCCCGCCAAACTTAATTAGACAAAATATCTGTGATATTAGTAAGCGATAACCCCACAATTAGAGGCGAGGTTCGAGGAAGTCTTCTCCCGCTACATTGATTTGTTTTAGCCCTACTTtatccatttcaactaaaagTCCTCCTCCCTGAATTTTCTTAatcccttttttcttccttctgcAGCACTGAATTTCTTTCCCCCGCTTGTCTATTCATAGCGCATGCAGACACCATCTATTCTTAAACCTTGCCATGGTTAACAATGGTCCAACGTCCAATCATTGGACAGTATATCAGCCTATCAGCTACCATATGGCTATGACTATGCTATGCATATATTCAATCCCCTCAGGAGTCAATCTTCTTCTCCGTCTCGTGAGCGATACGACGCGAAAATATAGGGCTGGAAATTGCCATGAAAGGTGGCACCTTCAAGAAAAAggcgacaatttttttttatcaattccaTGAGGTTctttttactaatattttgaAGCGCGTGGAAGATTCTCGATTTTGGAAAACATGGCTTGACTTGGGTATATTGACTGTTGATTAATTCAGACGGACAAGAGCTCTAGAAGGGTGATAGATTTGTGATGATGAATTGGTCTTCACAACCATGGTCAAGACATGTAGAATTTCGAGTCGTACTCTCGTGCCTCTCCTGATCGCAGCCGCTACGGAGGATTACTTACTGAGCAAATCAGGCAATGCCGAGAAGTTCTACAGGGACCCATGGACCACTATCGGCATGGATTGCTCCTTTGGTTTTAGGGGCTACTCATGCCCCACTACGGTGGGAGACCTACTCAATGAACATGAACGGGGCAATTAGTCGCTCTGATAGTTTTGGATTATTCATGTTGTCAAAATAagtaaatttaataaataaattattatgatcGCCAGTCTGGTAAGAAGTAAAAGAGTCTTCACGAAAATGACAATTCATGGAACTAGAAGGTAGATCTAATTTGGCACATGAGAAGGCAACATGCTAGTAAGGGACAAAGATTTAAAAGGCTGTCCAAAATAGCCGGCGGAAAATTTAAAACGGCAAGTCACATCCTGTCTTTTTACACAATCAAGCAAGTTTCATATGTTAAACCTTATTTGATTTGTGACATTCCCCATTTCATACACGAAAAAAGTGGAAGACTAGTATGACATTtgacaatctctctctctctctctctctctctctctctctctctctctcatcagtTGGAGCCACTTCTCCCGCTGTTTCTCACGCTGTTTCTCTCGTTGCTTCTCAGGAACGAGCCGCTCGGCACGACCTCACGCAAAGGCTTGTTGGTGAACCGGATGGTGTTGTAGACAGCAGCCCCTGTTATCGCACCCATGGTTGGGGCAAGTAGGTATATCCATATCCCTTTGTATTGTTTAGACACAATCGCCGGCCCCAAGCTTCTTGCCGGGTTCATTGATGCTCCAGTAACCGGCCTAATTAACGGTAGAGCACAAATCAATGGTCAGCGTCCTCAATTTTCTTCCAAGGTTGCTTTCTTGCTTAAAGAAAGCTTTGAAACAAGAACAAGACTGATGTGGACATGAATAAGCATCATAAAGACCTTTTTGAATGAGTTAAAACTGTAGAAAAGACAAGACTATTTAAAACTACAGAAAGGACAAGTTAAATTTACCCGGTAAACATCACATTGAGCAGTATAGTTGAACCGACAGCAAGGCCAGCAAGCTCTCCAATCTGACCAAATCAAGCACAAAATGATTAAAGAATGGCATGATTGATTATTCATACAACAGGTAATTATCGCTATGGGATTAATTTACAGGATCAAGTCCACGTCATAAACATTCCATCAATATAAGATTTCTTAATAAGAATATAATTGGGTTTGTTTATTATGGTTAATGCGATCACACATGATGAATAGCAACCCTTTTTTCCCTCTAACTTGTATTTCAGATTGTAGAGCAAGTCCTTTATCAGAATTACTGACAAAACCAGTTATTATGTGAAACTTAGCATGAAGTGGAACTCACAGCTCTAGTATCAGTGGCAACACCGCAGATGACAAACATGAGGTAGAACGTTATGATGAACTCGATCACGAAGGATTGCAAGTCCGACCCGGAAGGCTGCGTCCCCGTAAATTGGTCGTGGCTCCCTGTGAACAACAACCGGAGTGTCCCGGCCGCGAGGGTCGACCCAATTAGTTGTGCCAATACATAAGCCGGCACCTGGAAAAGAGGATCTAAACATCAGTAGATGATGGCATAATAGATAGGACATTGACGGTAAATTACTCGATCATCGCTCAATTTCAGTAAGCTCCATTACCGTGCGAATGGAGAGACATGGTAGATGCAAACGATCACTGCTGTGTAAGAACACCACGCGAGATGTAAAGtgaaaaattcccaaaaattaccTGCTTCAGTGGGAATCTCCTGGTGACGGCAAAAGCGATGGTGACGGCAGGATTGAAATGGGCACCGGAGATGTGGCCGACGGAGTAAACGAGGACCATCACCACGAGCCCCCACACAATCGCAATCCCCGGCTGCGTCACCACATGATCATTCTTGTTCACCGCCACTGACCCACAACCGGCGAATATCAAGAAGTAGGTCCCGAGCATCTCCGCTATACACTGCGAACGGCCCAAGATCACGTTAAAAGTAAATCCTGCATCACTCGTGCAGGTTCTATGGTGATTAACTTTGCTCTTATGTTGCGTCTGTTTTAACCGGAGGCTAATGGTAAGGAGAAAATCTTCGGTTTGGACATAGGCACGAAACTCCATGTTGATCTTTCGGAAACAGTTTGGGACAGGACTACGCCAGTCCGTACTGCCAAATGAATTCCGAAAGATCCGGACGTTTCAACAACTGGAGTACACGAAGTTTTCAATCATGGGCAGCAGGATGCCAAGGAACTACAGATAAAACGGAGAAGCAAGGACATAAAACGAACttaaaaagaagagggaaaagactgatttcattttctttcttctctgttGCAGCACGCGTACTAAAAGTGCAGGAAGGAGACACCGGGGGGCGGGCGGCGGGGCGGGCTCACCTTTTTGTAAGAAAGGCAGAGAGAAACAGGGGCATGcctcttctttgattttgggGGTGGAGTTCGTGTCCCTCATGTCCACCACAACACCATGATTTCCATTCTCAGCCATGACTCTCTCTATCAGAAGCACAAGtatcacgagagagagagagagagagagagagatttcactCAACTATGATGTTTATACAGAGGAAGTTGGAAGACCCATTTATAGGGAAACCCAAGAAACAAAAGCAGAGGTGGtaagagagacagacagagtTTGGAACTACTGTGAATGCGCGAGGAGAGTGACTATGTTCCCTTCcctcatttctctttctttcccattATCTTTTAGGGGCTTTTacgatttgatttgatattgggtatgttaaaaaaatttctttaaggAAATTTTGCAGACATCGTTGAAAAATTGCGACATGTGACTGAGCACAAGAGATCAGGAGCATTGAAGGCTGCATCAACCGTCCACCGGAAATACAGAGACATTAATGAATGACTATTTCAGGCTGACTTTTTCAGGCAGTCGCTCTGCCCTTTAAGCACTTCATGCTGACCCCTCAACCTGCCTTCCAATCTGGGGCTATTTCTCTCCATCTTTTTTAGCTCAACCGAGCACAACTTGTATGAATATGCCAGAAATTCCTAGTTCAAGCCATCTCAATTAATGGGTTAGATGTTGATATCTTTCCTCAGCGGGAAAGCTCGAAAAAGTATTCTATGCATTTATTACACGGTCTATCTAGATTAACCAACCGATCATGCTATTTGCATAACATGTACTTTTGATCGATTATTGGAATTTAAGAATTTTACTTCTTATTGGTAGGTCTCTCTCCATGGGTTACGTCACGTGATATTATTGCTATATAAAGAACCATTTGTTAGGAAGCCCCGCTTAAACAGGTTAAATCTCGAATTCGAAAAAATGCCCCCATCTAATCAGCTTATCAAGTAGGAAAGGCCCTGAGCTCATGAAATACTCGATCAAGTCATCAATTGCATAAGATTTATGGCAAAATTTGAGAGGGTGACCTAGAGTGCCAAAAATAATGTACTTTTAATTGTGTACTTCCACGCCTTTTCTaatttagttcatgtactattaaatttattcaatcaagtctttctactttcataaattttctaaCCGTGTCCCTCTAGCACCAAATTTGGCTTGAATCAGCTAAGGAGGTCCATCCTATGCCACCCAAATACGATGTGGCTAAACTCTGACCTGCGAGAATCACTTCAGCAATTCCATTCACTAATTCATGTTGCACTTGACAATATATAGGAAATTGCTCCATTTGTCATCACAAACTACGTATTTCCAGCGAGGGACAACTACGACAAAAACATATAGATTTCGTAGCCTCCTTTTTTACACCTTTCTCTTTGTGCTATATTGTCGGGAATATTAATAGAATATGTTAGGGATAataacgcttcaagtgccaaaagttggcacaaatggacacttaagtgccaaaagttacgaaatatacacttaagtgccaaaagttacgaagtatacacttaagtgccaaaatcggagcaaaatggatcacttgagtgccaatccggccaaaatccggccaaaatgccgacgtggcatttttccggcgaactGAAACATAGATGGAAATTATTAACTGGGTTGTATTGCCTTAACGAAAATGTTAAATGACTAATTTGCAGAAActgtactaaaaaaaaaaaaaaaaaaactaaattagtgCTAAACGAGACCGAACAAGGATTCAGACAACCACGTGCTGTATAATAATGGATAAGATCACCCAAAATTAATATCTACATAAAATGTCTACAAGGGCGTCTATTCTCGACACAACATAAGAACAAGACTCGAACACCAATGGATTGAAAAATGGTTAGCTTGTAAAAAGGAGCATCCATATCGGATGCTTATTCAAGTCGAAGTGCCAATGATGAGCTTTGGACGCAACCCAATTTGTCTTCGCATGTTTAGGTACATATGCCGGCAACATTATGCTGTCgaacacatatttaatttatggCAAGATTGTATTTTATACATTACTGATACGAAAGTTGACAAGACAAGAAAAGCGTCAAATGTATAATATTACATACCTTAAGATGGTTAGTAAACAGAGATGACATCTCTTTCCTTTAGTTTAGAAGTTTCACGCGGGCACCATTTGATCTATTATGTTTGATGGAAATTCCTAGAGGCTGGAGATGTC
This region includes:
- the LOC104440865 gene encoding nodulin-26, which gives rise to MAENGNHGVVVDMRDTNSTPKIKEEACPCFSLPFLQKCIAEMLGTYFLIFAGCGSVAVNKNDHVVTQPGIAIVWGLVVMVLVYSVGHISGAHFNPAVTIAFAVTRRFPLKQVPAYVLAQLIGSTLAAGTLRLLFTGSHDQFTGTQPSGSDLQSFVIEFIITFYLMFVICGVATDTRAIGELAGLAVGSTILLNVMFTGPVTGASMNPARSLGPAIVSKQYKGIWIYLLAPTMGAITGAAVYNTIRFTNKPLREVVPSGSFLRSNERNSVRNSGRSGSN